The Bos mutus isolate GX-2022 chromosome 12, NWIPB_WYAK_1.1, whole genome shotgun sequence genome includes a window with the following:
- the LOC138990207 gene encoding c-Myc-binding protein, whose translation MAHYKAADSKREQFRRYLEKSGVLDTLTKVLVALYEEPEKPNSALDFLKHHLGAATPENPEIELLRLELAEMKEKYEAIVEENKKLKTKLAQYEPPQEEKRAE comes from the coding sequence ATGGCCCATTACAAAGCCGCCGACTCGAAGCGCGAGCAGTTCCGGAGGTACTTGGAGAAGTCGGGGGTGCTGGACACGCTGACCAAGGTATTGGTAGCCTTATATGAAGAACCAGAGAAACCTAATAGTGCTTTGGATTTTTTAAAGCATCACTTAGGAGCTGCTACCCcagaaaatccagaaatagaGCTGCTTCGCCTAGAATtggcagaaatgaaagagaaatatgaagctattgtagaagaaaataaaaaactgaaaacaaagctTGCTCAGTATGAACCACCTCAGGAGGAGAAACGTGCTGAATAG